In Flavobacterium sp. WV_118_3, one DNA window encodes the following:
- a CDS encoding C1 family peptidase — translation MYNFSIKPVVIASALLMGLSSGFAQDNLVNALKNNASSNSKESFKFTDVINLENTSIKNQGSSGTCWSYSANSFIESEMIRMGKQPVELSQIFSARNAYVEKGKMYVRMHGAVTLGDGGAFHDVMNMYRKYGAVPQTVYTGLNYGTDKNKFAEMSGVMEGVLAAVVKNPNGELTPNWEKAYTAVIDAYLGQVPTSFDYKGKKYTPQSFAKEVVGINPDDYVEISSLQEYPYYSKFTLLVPDNWAFDQVYNVKMDELTEIIDNAVKKGYTVAWAGDVSEKGFSWKNGVAFIPEKNFADMTPEEKADMFNGPKPEMKITEELRQKAFDNYTTTDDHGMHIVGISKDQNGKEYYIVKNSWGLSNDYKGYLYMTKDFVKYKTTDIMVHKGAIPSAIAKKLKL, via the coding sequence ATGTACAATTTTTCTATTAAACCAGTTGTAATAGCTTCGGCTTTACTAATGGGTTTAAGTTCCGGATTCGCACAGGACAACTTAGTAAATGCGTTAAAGAATAATGCGAGTTCAAACAGTAAAGAGTCGTTCAAATTCACCGATGTTATCAACCTGGAAAATACGTCTATCAAAAACCAGGGTTCATCCGGAACCTGTTGGAGCTATTCAGCCAACTCGTTTATCGAGTCGGAAATGATCCGTATGGGAAAACAACCCGTTGAATTATCTCAGATTTTCTCTGCCCGTAACGCTTATGTAGAAAAAGGAAAAATGTATGTTCGCATGCATGGTGCCGTTACCTTAGGCGATGGTGGTGCTTTCCACGATGTTATGAATATGTACCGCAAATATGGTGCTGTTCCGCAAACGGTTTATACCGGATTAAACTACGGAACCGATAAAAATAAATTTGCCGAAATGAGTGGTGTAATGGAAGGCGTATTGGCCGCTGTGGTTAAAAATCCAAATGGAGAGTTAACCCCAAACTGGGAAAAAGCCTATACTGCTGTTATTGACGCTTACTTAGGTCAGGTTCCGACTTCTTTTGATTATAAAGGAAAAAAATACACGCCGCAATCGTTTGCTAAAGAAGTCGTGGGAATTAACCCGGACGATTATGTGGAAATTTCTTCCCTACAGGAATACCCATATTATTCCAAATTCACTTTATTAGTACCGGATAACTGGGCTTTCGATCAGGTATATAACGTCAAAATGGATGAGTTAACAGAAATCATCGACAATGCTGTAAAAAAAGGATATACCGTAGCCTGGGCGGGTGACGTTAGCGAAAAAGGATTTAGCTGGAAAAATGGTGTAGCCTTTATTCCGGAGAAAAACTTTGCGGATATGACTCCGGAAGAAAAAGCGGATATGTTTAACGGTCCGAAACCGGAAATGAAAATCACGGAAGAATTGCGTCAGAAAGCATTTGACAATTATACCACTACCGATGATCACGGAATGCATATCGTGGGAATTTCTAAAGATCAGAACGGTAAAGAATACTATATCGTGAAAAACTCATGGGGTCTTTCCAATGATTACAAAGGCTATTTGTATATGACGAAAGATTTCGTAAAATACAAAACTACCGACATCATGGTTCATAAAGGAGCGATTCCATCGGCCATTGCTAAAAAGCTAAAATTATAA